Proteins encoded by one window of Erysipelothrix rhusiopathiae:
- a CDS encoding Cof-type HAD-IIB family hydrolase, with product METKKIKLAIFDIDDTLIKRGKVKIESTAVQAINDLKAKGIEVMIATGRAFYFIHDDIHETINPDYYVTINGACVYDHNKDVIFNVPMIRSEVNAIIDYCNHHDIGLAMKMQKDMRVYRNLEIFQTVYMQGSEKQDILVDYTDAKSIEEGDEVPMGLFLMGDEALIEASKALCPDGHYAKAYADAYDIYSNRAGKIAGIGIVLDRLGLTWDEVIAFGDAANDLTMLEMAAIGVAMGNAPEHVKEAADYVTTDILDNGIYNAIHTLF from the coding sequence ATGGAAACTAAAAAAATAAAACTCGCGATTTTTGACATTGATGATACCCTCATCAAACGCGGAAAAGTCAAAATAGAATCAACAGCAGTTCAAGCAATTAACGATCTTAAAGCGAAAGGAATCGAAGTGATGATTGCGACCGGACGTGCTTTTTACTTCATCCATGATGATATCCACGAAACGATTAATCCTGATTACTATGTCACAATTAATGGAGCGTGTGTCTATGATCATAATAAGGATGTAATTTTTAATGTGCCAATGATACGAAGTGAGGTCAATGCAATTATTGACTATTGCAATCACCACGACATTGGTTTAGCTATGAAGATGCAAAAGGATATGCGTGTCTATCGAAATCTTGAAATATTTCAAACAGTTTATATGCAAGGCAGTGAAAAACAAGACATTCTTGTGGATTATACAGATGCTAAGTCTATCGAAGAAGGCGATGAAGTCCCTATGGGTCTCTTTTTAATGGGTGATGAAGCTCTGATCGAAGCCTCAAAAGCGCTATGTCCAGATGGTCATTACGCTAAAGCCTATGCCGATGCCTATGATATATATTCAAACCGTGCTGGTAAAATAGCTGGAATCGGAATTGTTTTAGACCGTCTTGGATTAACATGGGATGAGGTCATCGCATTTGGTGATGCCGCCAATGACCTTACAATGCTTGAAATGGCTGCTATTGGGGTTGCCATGGGTAATGCACCCGAACATGTTAAGGAAGCAGCAGACTATGTCACAACTGATATTTTAGATAACGGCATCTATAACGCAATTCATACATTATTCTAA